The sequence ACATAATCCTTGGATGCGAGATACTTCTCTTACAGTTACACCGGGAAAAACATATGTCGTCCAAATACCTACTGAAGGTTATAAAAGATAACAAAACATAACGCCATCTAATTAGATGGCTTTATTATATTTATAAAACTTTTGTTTAAAATTATATTTTTTTAAATCAACCAAGAAAAAAATGAGAAACAAATATTTACTTTTATTTTTACTTTTTCTGATTCAATATCAATTAAATGCTCAAGATTTTCAATGGGTAAGACAAATAAAAGGTATCAGTCATGAATACAAAGAAGAAGTTATTGATATAGCTGTAGATACAAATCAAAACAGTTACACTATTGGAGATACTAGATCATCATATTTTGATTTAGATCCAACTCCAGATGGTGAATTAATTATCGATAACTCAAACATACAAAACTTTAGTGGTACCTACCTTTTTAAATTAGATGCTGCTGGAAACTTTATTTGGGGACATACCTTTGGTAATTTAAAGACAGGTGATCACGCTTTAAAAGTAAAAATTGGTACGGATAGCAATATATATGCGATTTTATCAATAAGCGAACTAAATACTAATCTTAATATCATTGAAAATTTTATTAAAATATTCAAAATTTCACCAAGCGGAAATATTTTATCAACCATTTCAATTCCTCAATTTTATGGGTATTCAAACAGTATTACTCCGTTTGATATCGAACTTGATAATGAGAATAACATTTATGTAACAGGATATTTCATTGGAAATGTCAATATAAATAATAATCCAAATTTTAATTTAAATAACAACAACGGTATTGGTAATTTTGTATTTAAAATAAACAATGACGGAAATCTTATTTGGTCAAAACAAATAAACATAAATTTTGGTATAAAAAATAAATTAGCTTTACGTCCAGATGGAAATATCAACCTATGTATAGATAATTCTAATAACTATCATTTAATTAATATCGATACGAATGATGGAGCTACAATTTGGGAAAAGATTTTTAATAATCAATATTATAATAACTTTCATGTTAATCAAAATGGAATTGTAATATTAGGAAAAAAAGATCATTATACAACAATTGATGTTGATCCTTCTGAAAATTCTTATGAAATAAGTGGTGATTTTGAATATCTTATATTTTTGAATTTAGATGGATCTTTATTAGATGTTAAAAAGTTTCAAAAAGAAGGAAATGATAATATTCAGTTTGATGCAGTTACATCAGATTCTGATGGAAACTATTATTTAGCTGGTAAATTCACAAATACAATAGATTTAGATCCTTCACCAAATAATACTTTTATTTTTTCTTTGCTTGGTGATTCAAATATGTTTAGTTTGAAATTAGATATGAATCGAAACTTTGTAAATGCATTTCAATTTGGACAAGAAGTACCTCTACAAAGTCCTTATAATATTTGTATGGTTTCAAACATAAAAAAAGTTGAAGTAGTGAATGAAAATTTATTTATTACAGGTGAATTTTTAAGAACATGCGATTTTAATCCTTCACCAACTGAAAATGCTACTTTATATTCTGTTAATATTGTAACCATTGTAGAAGATGGTTTTCTATTAAAAATAAAATCCTGTAATTCAAATGCACCGAATGGAGATAGTATTCAAACTTTTTGTAATACTCAACAAGCAACAGTACAAGATTTAACTCCGAATTATGACTCTATTAAATGGTATGATTCAATCAATTCATCAACACCATTAAATACAAACACACCACTACAAAACGGGCAAACTTATTTTGCTTCAAGTCAGGTTGGAACTTGCGTTGAAAGTAATAGATTGGCTGTAACTGTAAGTATTTCGGATATAATAGCACCATTAGTTAACACAAATCAAATTTTTTGTTCAAGTTTGAATCCTGTGATTGCAAATTTAGAAGCTATAGGAGAAAATCTTAAATGGTATTCAAACCCAAACGATACTGTTTCTTTAAATAACAATATATCATTACAAAACAATACTGATTATTATGTATCTCAAACTTTTGGTAATTGTGAAAGTGAAAGAAAACTAGTACATGTGTCAATTGTTACAAATGATCCTCCGATAGCAATATCACCACAGATTTTCTGTTTAGATAATAATCCAAAAATAAATTCAATCTCTATTGAAGGACAAAATATAAAATGGTATGATTCTTTGATAAATGGAAATTTAATTCCAAGTAATACTAACTTAATCAATGGACAAACTTATTATGCATCGCAAACTTTGAACAATTGTGAAAGTTTAAGAATTCCAATTTTAGTAAATATTCAAAATATTGAGAAACCAAACGGACCTGAAAATCAAACATTTTGTCAAAACCAAAATCAAACATTAAACAATATTGCTGTAGAAGGTTCAAATATAAAATGGTATAATGAAAATGGGATACTTTTACCAAATAATACAATTTTAGTAAATAATACAACTTACTATGCATCTCAAACTATTAATAACTGCGAAAGTTCAAATCGATTAGCTGTTAATATATCATTTATTAATACATTAAATGCAAACGATTATTCAGATGTTATTTGTGATACTGATAATAATTATTTTGAAAATATTGATTTAACTGATTATACTTTGTATTTAATTGATAATTACAACGATTACAGTTTCGAATATTATAGTACTTTAACTGGAGCAAATAATCAAATAAATGCAGATGCAATATTAAACTTTACAAATTTCACTTTAACAAATGCAAACTCTACTATTTTTGTCAGAATTCAATCTGATAATAATTGTTTTCAGGTTGTAAAATTAAATTTAACTCTAATCTCAATACCAAATTTAGATATAAAAAATAGTTATTCAATTTGTAAAAACGAACAAATCTCAATTGATGCCGGTGCTGAATTTGATAGTTATGATTGGTCAACAGGCGAAACAACTCGAATAATAAATATCTCCGAAGAAGGAGAATATTTTGTAACTGTAACAAAAAATTACGAAAACACGTCATGTACTCAAACAAAATATTTTTCAGTTAAACATTCAATTACTCCTGTAATTAAAAACATACGTACACAAGATTGGACAGATTCTGAAAATGAAATTACAATTGAAATGTATAATTATGGAAATTTTGAATATTCTATTGATGATATTAATTACCAAAAAAATAATACTTTTAAAGGATTAAAAAGTGGAGAATACACTGCTATTGTAAAAGACTTAGATGGATGTGGATTTTCACAAGAAGATTTTTATTTACTTAATTATCCTAAATTTTTTACTCCTAACAATGATGGTAAAAATGACACTTGGAAAATTGAGTTTGGAAATTTTGAACCAAATTTAGAAATTTCAATTTTTGATAGAAATGGAAAATTATTAAAAACAATGAAAAATATAGATTCTTGGGATGGAAACTTAAACGGAAAACCTTTACCTTCAAACGATTACTGGTTTGTAGTTACTAGACAAAATGGAAAAAATTTGAGAGGACATTTTACTTTAAAAAGATAAAAATCCACAACGCCATCTAATTAGATGGCGTTGTAGGTTATTTAAGACTTTATAAGTATAAAAAAAATTTATATAATCCTAATTTAAAACATTCATACCTAGTTTTTAATGAGGAAGCTTATTTCTCAATATACCATATAAAAATGTTCCTAAAATAGCACCTACAATTACAAACATCATAGACCATAAACCAGTTCCAACTAGAACAAACATTGGTCCAGGACATGCGCCGATTAAAGCCCATCCCAATCCAAAGAAAATTCCACCAAACAAATAACGCACTATAGATTTTTCTTTTGGTACAATTGTAATTTTATTCCCATCAACATCTTTCTTTTCTGAAAGTTTCATCCATTGTGTTCCAATAACTCCAATTACTAAAGCACTTCCGATGAATCCATACATATGTAAAGATTGAAAATGAAACATTTCATAAATTCGGAACCAAGAAGCTGCCTCAGCTTTGTACATTGTAATTCCAAAAATAATTCCTATTGTGATATATATTATATTTCTCATAGTTTAAAAAATTAAAGGATAAATTAAAAATGACATGATCAGCCCACCAACAAAAAAACCAATTACTGCAATTAAAGAAGGTAATTGTAAATCACTCAAACCTGAAATTGCATGACCAGAAGTACATCCACCAGCATAACGTGTTCCAAAACCAGCTAACAAACCACCGATTAATAATAAAATGATGTTTTTTAAATTCATTACATTAAAAAATTCTGGTGGGGAATATGCTTTTCCAGCACTTTCAAAGCCAAGTGCGTTTAGTTCAGCTATTGTTTGCGAAGAAATAGCAGGAATTTGATTATTAGAAAGATAATTTGAAGCAATAAAACCACCAATCATTGTCCCTACTAAAATCAATAAATTCCATCGTTGTACTTTCCAATTAAAATTAAAAAACTCACAATTTTTCCCGGCACCTAAAGCAGCGCACATGGTTCTAAAATTTGAAGAAACTCCAAAATTTTTACCTAGTAAAATAAGTAAAATCATTAATAAAGCAACAATCGGACCACCGACGTACCAAGGCCAAGCCTGATATATTATTTCCATATTTCAATAAATTTGAAGCAAATATCCAATATTAAAATTATATTGAATGTTACCTAAGTTACATTGTCAAATACTTAACATATAATTATATACTTTTCTCTAACTTTGATAAATAAAAATCAGAAATATGTTTAGATATTATTCAGTCATCGGATTCTTTTTAATTTTATCATGTCAAACTAAATCTCAAGATTTAAATGTTTTGTTTTCTTTTCCTAAGAAAAACAATGAAATTTCAGGTCTTGTTTATCATCCTTCAGACCATTTACTTTATGCTCTAGAAGATAAAGGAAATGCAAATGAAATCTACGCATTTGATTTAAATGGAAAATTGACAAAAACGATTTCCATCAATAACGTAACTAATACCGATTG comes from Flavobacterium sp. I3-2 and encodes:
- a CDS encoding DUF6691 family protein, which translates into the protein MRNIIYITIGIIFGITMYKAEAASWFRIYEMFHFQSLHMYGFIGSALVIGVIGTQWMKLSEKKDVDGNKITIVPKEKSIVRYLFGGIFFGLGWALIGACPGPMFVLVGTGLWSMMFVIVGAILGTFLYGILRNKLPH
- a CDS encoding T9SS type B sorting domain-containing protein, translated to MRNKYLLLFLLFLIQYQLNAQDFQWVRQIKGISHEYKEEVIDIAVDTNQNSYTIGDTRSSYFDLDPTPDGELIIDNSNIQNFSGTYLFKLDAAGNFIWGHTFGNLKTGDHALKVKIGTDSNIYAILSISELNTNLNIIENFIKIFKISPSGNILSTISIPQFYGYSNSITPFDIELDNENNIYVTGYFIGNVNINNNPNFNLNNNNGIGNFVFKINNDGNLIWSKQININFGIKNKLALRPDGNINLCIDNSNNYHLINIDTNDGATIWEKIFNNQYYNNFHVNQNGIVILGKKDHYTTIDVDPSENSYEISGDFEYLIFLNLDGSLLDVKKFQKEGNDNIQFDAVTSDSDGNYYLAGKFTNTIDLDPSPNNTFIFSLLGDSNMFSLKLDMNRNFVNAFQFGQEVPLQSPYNICMVSNIKKVEVVNENLFITGEFLRTCDFNPSPTENATLYSVNIVTIVEDGFLLKIKSCNSNAPNGDSIQTFCNTQQATVQDLTPNYDSIKWYDSINSSTPLNTNTPLQNGQTYFASSQVGTCVESNRLAVTVSISDIIAPLVNTNQIFCSSLNPVIANLEAIGENLKWYSNPNDTVSLNNNISLQNNTDYYVSQTFGNCESERKLVHVSIVTNDPPIAISPQIFCLDNNPKINSISIEGQNIKWYDSLINGNLIPSNTNLINGQTYYASQTLNNCESLRIPILVNIQNIEKPNGPENQTFCQNQNQTLNNIAVEGSNIKWYNENGILLPNNTILVNNTTYYASQTINNCESSNRLAVNISFINTLNANDYSDVICDTDNNYFENIDLTDYTLYLIDNYNDYSFEYYSTLTGANNQINADAILNFTNFTLTNANSTIFVRIQSDNNCFQVVKLNLTLISIPNLDIKNSYSICKNEQISIDAGAEFDSYDWSTGETTRIINISEEGEYFVTVTKNYENTSCTQTKYFSVKHSITPVIKNIRTQDWTDSENEITIEMYNYGNFEYSIDDINYQKNNTFKGLKSGEYTAIVKDLDGCGFSQEDFYLLNYPKFFTPNNDGKNDTWKIEFGNFEPNLEISIFDRNGKLLKTMKNIDSWDGNLNGKPLPSNDYWFVVTRQNGKNLRGHFTLKR
- a CDS encoding YeeE/YedE family protein → MEIIYQAWPWYVGGPIVALLMILLILLGKNFGVSSNFRTMCAALGAGKNCEFFNFNWKVQRWNLLILVGTMIGGFIASNYLSNNQIPAISSQTIAELNALGFESAGKAYSPPEFFNVMNLKNIILLLIGGLLAGFGTRYAGGCTSGHAISGLSDLQLPSLIAVIGFFVGGLIMSFLIYPLIF